A region of the Mycobacteriales bacterium genome:
GTCGCTGGAACGCCGCGACGTCGAGGAAGCCTGCCAACCACTCGTAGGCCTTGTCGGTCCGCACCCACACCCCGACGTTGGCGTTGCCGCCCTTGTCGCCACTTCGCGCACCCACGATCGCGCCCAGCGGCATCCGCCACGTCGCACCGGACGGCTCGGCGCCGCCCGAGCCTGGCGCCGTCGCCAGCTGCTGCGGCGGCGCGCCCGCTTCGGCATGGATCTCGACGCGCTCGTCGTTCTGGGTGACGACGCGATGCTCGACGCGAGCGTTCGGGATGAAGGCCGCCTGATACACGCCGTACGGCGAGGCGTCGCCGGGTGGTGCGGTCATCGTCGCGCCCGGGTACGACGCGAGCGCGATTTCGACGGCGGCACTGGAGAACGGCCGTCCGATCTTGCCGGCATCGCTGTCCTTCACTGACACCGTCAGTCGGGCGACTGCCCCCTCGTTGGTGTCCGAGTCGTCGTGGTCGGTGCGGGCGAGATGCCACTCGACGCTTTCTATGCCGGTCAGCGCCGGCGCGAGCTGTCGGCGTACCAGGTCGGCCTTGGCGTCGATGTCGAGTCCGGTGAGCAGGAACGTCATCGAGTTGCGGAAGCCGCCGAGGGTGTTGACGCACACCTTCGTGGTGTCGGGCGGAACCAGCCCTTTGACCCCCGAGATCCGGACCCGATCGGGGCCGTCCTGGGTGAGCTCGATCGTCGAGAAGTCCGCGGTGACGTCCGGGTTGAGGTAGTGCGGCGCGCCGATCTCGTAGAGCAGCTGCGCGGTCACCGTGCCGACGTCGACGAGTCCGCCCGTGCCTTCGTGCTTGGTGATGACGGCGCTGCCGTCGGAGCCGATCTCGGCAAGCGGGAAGCCCACGTGCTCGATGCCGGGGACCTCGGTGAAGAACGAGTAGTTGCCGCCCGTCGCCTGCGCGCCGCACTCGAGCACGTGGCCGGCGACGAGCGCTCCCGCCAGCGCGTCGTAGTCGTGGCGGTCCCAGCCGTGCCACCACGCCGCGGGTCCGATGACCAGCGCCGCGTCGGTCACGCGTCCGGTGATGACGACCTGGGCGCCACCTGAGAGCGCGGAGGCGATGCCCCAGCCGCCGAGGTAGGCGTTCGCGGTGATCGTCGAGGCGGGTAGCTCGAGTCCCGCCTTGGCCAGCTCCGCCCGTCGCGGCAGCAGGTCGTCGCCTTCGAGGTAGGCGACATTGACCCTGATCCCGAGCCTGCCCGCGATTTCGCGCACCGCGGCGGCGCACCCGGCCGGGTTGAGGCCGCCGGCGTTGGCGACGATCTTGACACCGCGTTCCCAAGCGTCGCCGAGACAGTCCTCGAGCTGGCGAACGAAGGTGACGGCGTACCCGCGATCGGGGTTTTTCGCCTTGATCCGCCAGAGCAGGAGCATCGTCAGCTCGGCGAGGTAGTCGCCGGTCAGTACGTCGAGCTCACCGCCGTCGAGCATCTCCCGCATGGCCGCGAGCCGGTCGCCGTAGAAGCCTGAGCAGTTGCCGATTCGCAGGGGCCGAGCCACGCGAGGACGCTACCAACCGAACCGTGCCCACTCATTACCCTGACGCTCGTGAGCCCGACGACGCTGGAGTGGGGACACACCTATCGCCTGCACGTGCTCGACGTGGGCCTGGCCTGCTGTGCCGTCGAGTTCGTCGCCGCGGCCGCTCGACGCGACGAGATGGCCGCCCTCGGTGCGAGGCCATTCGCGCCGGAGCCGCGCGAAGCGGACGTGATGGTCGTGTCGGGGACCGTCACCGACAAGCTGGCGCCTCAGGTGAAGCGGCTCTACGACGAGATGCCGCCGGGCAGTTTCGTGATCTCGTTCGGCTCGTGCGCCAACTGCGGCGGGCCGTACTGGGACTCCTACAGCGTCACCAAAGGCGTCGACCAGCTGATCCCCGTCGACGTCTACATCCCCGGCTGCCCGCCGCGTCCCGAGGCGTTGCTCGACGGCCTCGCGCAGCTCCACGACCGGGTCACGACATGACCGAGGCTTTCGCCACGCTGACGCGTGACGTTGCCCCGCAAGAGTGGGTGGCGGCAGCGACAGCGCTGCGTGACGAGGAGGGCTACGACTTCTTCGACTGGTTGTCGGCGTACGACGACGGCGAGTCGGGCATCGCGGTCGTCGCACGCGTGTGGTCGGTGGCCGGTCGGCGCGGCGTCCTGCTGCGCACCCACGTGGCGCGCGACGGCGGCACACTGCCCACGCTGACCGGGGTGTGGGCGGGCGCTGCCTGGCACGAGCGGGAGACGCACGAGATGTTCGGCGTCGGCTTCGACGGCCACCCGGAGCTGCGCCCGTTGCTGCTGCCCGACGGTTTCGAGGGCAACCCGTTGCGCAAGGATTTCGTGCTCGCCTCGCGCGTCGCGAAGGAGTGGCCGGGGGCGAAGGAGCCCGGCGAGTCGGTGCCGGGCCGCAAGCGGCCCTTCGGGGTGCCGAGATGACGATGCCCGAGCGCAGCCGTGGTGCGATCGTGCTGCACGAGGACCGGTGTACCTCGTGCATGGTGTGCGCACGGGAGTGCCCGGACTGGTGCATCTACATCGACTCGCACAAGGAGACCGAGCCCGTCACGGCCGAAGGTGGGCGACCCAGGACGAAGCACGTGCTGGACCGCTTCGCGATCGACTACGCGTTGTGCATGTACTGCGGCATCTGCATCGAGGTGTGCCCGTGGGATGCGTTGTCCTGGTCGACGGACTTCGAGTACTCCGCCGTCGACGTGATCGGTCTCACCCATGAGCGGGACAGGCTGCGCGAGCCGGCGCCGCCTGGTCAGGTGAGCGCGGCGTACCGGGCCGAGTGAGCTCGCCGCCTTACGGTTGGGGTTGTGATCCGAACTCGGCTCTACCGGCAGGGCAAGTGCGTCAAGGAGAACTTCGACCCGGCGGAGATCTCCGATCACCTCGAGACCAAGGACGCCTGCGTCGTCTGGCTCGACCTCGACACGCCCGACTCGAACGACCTGCAGCTCCTCGCCGAGGAGTTCGGGCTCAATCCGCTCGCCGTCGAGGACGCGACGGCCGAGCGCCAGCGGCCCAAGCTCGACCACTACGACGACCACGTGTTCATCTCGCTGTATGACGTGTCGCTGGACGACGACGGGCAGGTCGTGCCTCACGAGCTCGCGATCTTCGCCGCGAAGCGCTACCTGATCACGGTCCGCAAGACGGCCGGCTACTCGATGGACCAGGTCGTTGCCCGCTGGGACGACAACGACGACCTCGCCAACCACGGTGTCGGCTTCCTGCTGTGGGGCCTGCTCGACGTGGTCGTCGACGCGCATTTCGACACGGTCCAGGCACTCGACGACCGGATCGATGCGCTCGAGGACCTGCTGTTCGAGCCGACCGAGACCGGTACGGCGGTCCAGCGGGAGTCCTACGACCTGCGCAAGTCGCTACTGCGGATCCGGCGGGTCGTGCTGCCGACCCGCGAGGTGCTCAACTCGCTGATGCGCCGTGAGAACGACCTCGTGGACGACGCACTCATGCCGTACTACCAGGACGTGTACGACCACGTGCTGCGCGCCGCTGACTGGACCGACTCGTTGC
Encoded here:
- a CDS encoding acyclic terpene utilization AtuA family protein encodes the protein MRIGNCSGFYGDRLAAMREMLDGGELDVLTGDYLAELTMLLLWRIKAKNPDRGYAVTFVRQLEDCLGDAWERGVKIVANAGGLNPAGCAAAVREIAGRLGIRVNVAYLEGDDLLPRRAELAKAGLELPASTITANAYLGGWGIASALSGGAQVVITGRVTDAALVIGPAAWWHGWDRHDYDALAGALVAGHVLECGAQATGGNYSFFTEVPGIEHVGFPLAEIGSDGSAVITKHEGTGGLVDVGTVTAQLLYEIGAPHYLNPDVTADFSTIELTQDGPDRVRISGVKGLVPPDTTKVCVNTLGGFRNSMTFLLTGLDIDAKADLVRRQLAPALTGIESVEWHLARTDHDDSDTNEGAVARLTVSVKDSDAGKIGRPFSSAAVEIALASYPGATMTAPPGDASPYGVYQAAFIPNARVEHRVVTQNDERVEIHAEAGAPPQQLATAPGSGGAEPSGATWRMPLGAIVGARSGDKGGNANVGVWVRTDKAYEWLAGFLDVAAFQRLLPETAGLKVERYELANLRALNFVVEGLLGEGVASSTRQDPQAKGLGEWLRSRQVEVPTTLLENEVE
- a CDS encoding NADH-quinone oxidoreductase subunit B, which translates into the protein MSPTTLEWGHTYRLHVLDVGLACCAVEFVAAAARRDEMAALGARPFAPEPREADVMVVSGTVTDKLAPQVKRLYDEMPPGSFVISFGSCANCGGPYWDSYSVTKGVDQLIPVDVYIPGCPPRPEALLDGLAQLHDRVTT
- a CDS encoding NADH-quinone oxidoreductase subunit C produces the protein MTEAFATLTRDVAPQEWVAAATALRDEEGYDFFDWLSAYDDGESGIAVVARVWSVAGRRGVLLRTHVARDGGTLPTLTGVWAGAAWHERETHEMFGVGFDGHPELRPLLLPDGFEGNPLRKDFVLASRVAKEWPGAKEPGESVPGRKRPFGVPR
- a CDS encoding 4Fe-4S binding protein, producing the protein MTMPERSRGAIVLHEDRCTSCMVCARECPDWCIYIDSHKETEPVTAEGGRPRTKHVLDRFAIDYALCMYCGICIEVCPWDALSWSTDFEYSAVDVIGLTHERDRLREPAPPGQVSAAYRAE
- the corA gene encoding magnesium/cobalt transporter CorA encodes the protein MIRTRLYRQGKCVKENFDPAEISDHLETKDACVVWLDLDTPDSNDLQLLAEEFGLNPLAVEDATAERQRPKLDHYDDHVFISLYDVSLDDDGQVVPHELAIFAAKRYLITVRKTAGYSMDQVVARWDDNDDLANHGVGFLLWGLLDVVVDAHFDTVQALDDRIDALEDLLFEPTETGTAVQRESYDLRKSLLRIRRVVLPTREVLNSLMRRENDLVDDALMPYYQDVYDHVLRAADWTDSLRDLVSTIMETHLTIQGNRMNEIMKKVTSWAAIAAVPAVITGYYGMNVFVYPHAGTRAGGYAALALMAGLVGVLYVVFKKSDWL